Proteins from one Nerophis lumbriciformis linkage group LG08, RoL_Nlum_v2.1, whole genome shotgun sequence genomic window:
- the ebi3 gene encoding interleukin-27 subunit beta isoform X1, with product MMPSVCCWTLLLALLASQPAETSTVAPPINPTVQCWCASYPNVTFCSWPQPADSQPVNYTASYMERHQPSVTKQCQLIPPNSSSSSSSSSSSSSSSSSSSSSSSSSGHHLLWHCPLRELKLLTDYIINVTTLYEGGSSSSLTSFMLEDIVKPDPPVDIKVSPQHPKKPLLEWSAPPTWTYLDIAPLKYYVTYKWDHRGIAKSVELGPLENTSMELDRLTPGRTYRFQVCAKELLGLGQRSHWSSPVTITLPKKKL from the exons ATGATGCCAAGTGTGTGCTGTTGGACTCTACTGCTCGCTTTGCTGGCTAGTCAGCCTGCAGAAACATCAACTG TAGCTCCTCCCATCAATCCTACAGTGCAATGCTGGTGTGCCAGTTATCCTAACGTGACCTTTTGCTCCTGGCCTCAACCTGCCGACTCTCAGCCAGTGAATTACACCGCATCTTACAT GGAGAGACACCAGCCGTCAGTCACCAAGCAGTGTCAACTCATCCCCCCCaactcttcatcatcatcatcatcatcatcatcatcatcatcatcatcatcatcatcatcatcctcatcatcatcatcgggtcATCATCTG CTGTGGCATTGTCCCCTGCGGGAGCTGAAGCTGCTGACGGACTACATCATCAACGTGACCACGCTTTACGAGGGCGGCAGCAGCTCGTCCCTCACCAGCTTCATGCTGGAGGACATCG TCAAACCCGACCCCCCCGTGGACATAAAGGTGTCCCCGCAACACCCCAAGAAGCCTTTATTGGAGTGGTCGGCTCCTCCCACTTGGACGTACCTGGACATCGCCCCCTTGAAGTACTACGTCACGTACAAGTGGGACCACAGGGGCATCGCCAAGTCCGTGGAA CTGGGTCCTTTGGAGAACACCAGCATGGAACTGGACCGTCTTACCCCGGGTAGAACTTACCGCTTCCAGGTGTGCGCCAAAGAGCTGCTGGGTCTGGGCCAGCGTAGTCACTGGAGCTCGCCCGTAACAATCACGTTACCCAAGAAAAAACTCTAA
- the ebi3 gene encoding interleukin-27 subunit beta isoform X2: MMPSVCCWTLLLALLASQPAETSTAPPINPTVQCWCASYPNVTFCSWPQPADSQPVNYTASYMERHQPSVTKQCQLIPPNSSSSSSSSSSSSSSSSSSSSSSSSSGHHLLWHCPLRELKLLTDYIINVTTLYEGGSSSSLTSFMLEDIVKPDPPVDIKVSPQHPKKPLLEWSAPPTWTYLDIAPLKYYVTYKWDHRGIAKSVELGPLENTSMELDRLTPGRTYRFQVCAKELLGLGQRSHWSSPVTITLPKKKL; this comes from the exons ATGATGCCAAGTGTGTGCTGTTGGACTCTACTGCTCGCTTTGCTGGCTAGTCAGCCTGCAGAAACATCAACTG CTCCTCCCATCAATCCTACAGTGCAATGCTGGTGTGCCAGTTATCCTAACGTGACCTTTTGCTCCTGGCCTCAACCTGCCGACTCTCAGCCAGTGAATTACACCGCATCTTACAT GGAGAGACACCAGCCGTCAGTCACCAAGCAGTGTCAACTCATCCCCCCCaactcttcatcatcatcatcatcatcatcatcatcatcatcatcatcatcatcatcatcatcctcatcatcatcatcgggtcATCATCTG CTGTGGCATTGTCCCCTGCGGGAGCTGAAGCTGCTGACGGACTACATCATCAACGTGACCACGCTTTACGAGGGCGGCAGCAGCTCGTCCCTCACCAGCTTCATGCTGGAGGACATCG TCAAACCCGACCCCCCCGTGGACATAAAGGTGTCCCCGCAACACCCCAAGAAGCCTTTATTGGAGTGGTCGGCTCCTCCCACTTGGACGTACCTGGACATCGCCCCCTTGAAGTACTACGTCACGTACAAGTGGGACCACAGGGGCATCGCCAAGTCCGTGGAA CTGGGTCCTTTGGAGAACACCAGCATGGAACTGGACCGTCTTACCCCGGGTAGAACTTACCGCTTCCAGGTGTGCGCCAAAGAGCTGCTGGGTCTGGGCCAGCGTAGTCACTGGAGCTCGCCCGTAACAATCACGTTACCCAAGAAAAAACTCTAA